In the Fundulus heteroclitus isolate FHET01 chromosome 23, MU-UCD_Fhet_4.1, whole genome shotgun sequence genome, CTTTGAGGATAAAGATGAATATGAAATAGAAATTCAAGCATCTGATAAAGGACTTGCTCCACTTACAGCtgaaaaaagtgtggttattaaaatcATAGATTTGAATGACAATGCTCCGGAGATTGAAGTTACTTCATTTTCAAGCTCAGTTCCTGAAGATTCCCGACCAGGGACCACAGTCGCTCTCATCAGTGTAAATGATTTGGACTCAGGTCTGAATGGAAAAATTATTTGCTCAATAAGTGAGGAAGCTGGTTTTGCTTTATCAGCATCCTTGCAAGACACAATGTTTTCAATAGTAACCAAATCctctctggacagagagaagaaGTCACAATATGACCTGACAATTACTGCAAAAGATGCAGGTCATCCTTCACTGTCATCTGAAAAGACAATCAGCGTTGTGGTGTCAGATGTAAATGACAACAGTCCAGAGTTTTCACAGAGTCCATATGATTTCTATATCAATGAGGGTAACAATCCAGGCGCCTTGGTGTTTTCTGTCAAAGCTTTTGATAGAGATGAAAATGAGAATGCACTTATTTCTTACCATGTCACTGGAGAGGGGAGTAAGGAAAGCACATTGATTTcgtttttaaacattaattcCGAGACTGGAGATATTGTAGCAATGAGACAATTTGACTTTGAAACCCTGAAAACTTTCCGGTTCCAAGTTGTGGCCTCAGATTCTGGGACTCCGTCCCTGAGCAGCAACGTGACAGTGAACGTGTTCATCCTGGACCAGAACGACAACGCTCCAGTCATCCTGTATCCAGTCAGCTCCaacggttctgctgaaggtgtGGAGGAGATTCCCCGCAATGTGAACGCAGGACACTTGGTGACCAAAGTCAGAGCCTATGACGCGGATATAGGATATAACGGCTGGTTGCTGTTTTCCCTGCAGGAAGTTACTGACCACAGCCTCTTTGGTTTGGACCGCTACACAGGACAGATCAGAACCCTTCGCTCATTCACAGAGACAGACGAGGCTGAGCATAAACTGGTCATCCTGGTCAAAGACAATGGCAACGTTTCCCTCTCAGCAACGGCTACTGTGATTGTCAAGCTGGTGGAGCCCAAAGAGGCTTTTGCAGCTTCTGATGTTAAAAGTGCAGCAAAGGATGATGAGGATACTAATGTGACTTTTTACCTGATGATCACTCTGGGCTCAGTTTCAGTTCTgttcatcatcagcatcatcgtGCTGATTGCAATGCAGTGCTCCAAATCCCCAGACTATACTTCTAAATATCTCCAAGAGACTAATTATGATGGGACCCTGTGTCACAGCATCCAGTACAGATCTGGAGACAAACGGTACATGTTGGTTGGACCCAGGATGAGCATAGGATCTACTATAGTACCTGGAAGTCATGCAAACACACTAGTGCTCCCTGACAGGAGGAGGACTTCTGAGGAGGTAAGGCtataacatacatttttaaagaagacaAACAACCCGGTTGTTTTCAAGTTTTCTCCCAAATCAGTGGACACAATTTTGATTTGATTGACAATATCTACGAATAGATTTGTATGATTAGCCTTGTTTTTGTACTTATTTGGGTCAAACTATTGTTTTGGGTTTCTATAGTAGTGTCTAATCAGATCACTTTCAATCCAAATACAAAATTGTATTAGGAAAAACTGAACAGTCTTTATTAAAGGGTGATTTTAACcaaaaccaacaacaataataaatcttatattgaaaattaaaattaatagaGAAAAACCTCCCAGTAAACATTCATTACAGCTTTTCTCTTACTATACAAAATaactaaatttatttatataacagtCTGTGATTTATAGCAATGTGTTAAAGTGGGATGGATTCACCTATTTATACATGAGGTGAACAAAACATATAACAATCTTTTTTCCAAACAAATTCAATGTTTTCACAGAGAAACACAGTATGTGTTTCTCTGTTTAATTAAACTGATTATATTTCTCAGTCAACAGACTACAAATTAATCTCTTAACTAATGAGTTCTGTATTGTAGTGAGCTGCAAGAGCTGTATGTGATGCTGAAAGTTTCTATCACTCTTCCTTTCTAATCTAAATTTTTAGTCAATAATCTCCTACCCCCATTTGTTTGTGAATTGCAGCATCAAATTAGCTGTAGCATAAACATCACTGTGACACAATCCATCATAAAGTAGCTGCTGCACCCAAAGAAGCCACACAGCCTGAGGGAGCTGAATATACAAACTTTCCCCATCCAATCACAAGGATGATTCTGGGAGAACTCAAAGAATCCCCCTGTGTTTTTACTCACCATTCAACACAATCCCCACATGTATAGTGTCTTGCAAAATGTGTCACAccccattgtttttttttacctattttgtcccattcaaaactgtaatttaaaagtgttttaatcttattttatgtaactgatctgcacaaaatagttgtttattaagcaaaataaggaaaaaattaaatccatTCATATGTATCCACCCCCTTTGCTATGTAGACCCTAAAAGCTCCTGGTGCAACTTATTACTCTCTAAAGTCACATAGTGACATTAAGTGTCACctgatctgtcagtataaataCACATTTACTATAACGCCCTAGCGACTGCAACACCACCAAGTAAGAGCCATCACATCATGAAAGCCAAGGTGAACCACAAAGAAGTCAgtgacaaagttgttgagaaataCAGGTAAGGGTGGGTTTATAAAGATATACAAATTATTTGATGTTCCCCTGAGTACCATCAAATCCATCttattcaaatggaaagcacatgaTGTCACAAATAACCTGCCAAGAGAGGACCGCCTCTCTTAATTAGCAGTTCAACCAACGACAGATGAACTGCTAATTATTTTTAGCAGTTCATCTTGCACTGAAAtggctttagaaaaaaacaagtgagCTTGGAAAAATTAAGGTTATTTGGGTGTAAAAAGGCTAATACCAATTGTTTATCCTTTCAGATTTAGAGAGTTTTGCATCAGATGCTCAAGGCAATGTTGGTTAAATGCATCACTTGAGCTGATGAATGAAAGAACCACTCATCAATATTTATTGATTGTATCTTAAACCCTctttatgcttttttattttaaataaatacccCCCTTGGCATGCATAGAGGCCCACTGCCATTGAGGGTGTACAGGGCCCAGAATTTGGGCATAGTTTGTAAATTAAATGGTTCAAACTCTCCAACAATCCCATATAATCCCAGGTTGCGAGGCAACAGAACATGAAAAAAGCAAagaggagtgaatacttttgcaagccgcTGTTGCACCTGTCACTGTTGTAACAGCAACTGAAAGGACAGTAAGATTGTGAACATTGATTAATTATGCAATATGATTTGCGCAACTCCaaaaaaaacgagaaaacaGACTCGCCCACGGTGCAATGCATGCTGGAGAATTCAGTTTATCAAAATATAAGATGTTACAGTGTTTAACCAGTTGATCAAGATGTTGGACCAGCAGCCCATCAGTTCTCATCTTTGTCACGTTCATAACACCTAAATATGATGAGCTTTCAAATATTGATAAAACCATTATAAAAGCTATGATTGATTCTGTTATATGATACATTCGCACCATCTTCTTCGGCTCCTGTGAAACAGATATTTGGACGCATGGTGTCAGTGCAATATTGAAAATGTCAAACGCATTATTGGGTCATCATTTCGTTGTGGGTTCCACCCCTCCAGAACAAGAACTCGTCAGCGGTCTGTCTTATTGTTCCTGATCGCTTTGCGAACGCGTTGTAAACAGAGGCTCGCAAACAATTTTGACTGCATGTGCATGTGCGCGTTTGGAAAAGTCGCGGTTGTTTCGGGGTCACACATTTCGCGTTTCTAATGGACTACTTGCGACTTCAGAAATGAGGATGGAACAAAGAGGACACAAGCAGCGCCAGGAGCGGGGATCTGTGGTTGGATTCGTGCTTGTTGTGCTGTGGTGGAGCGCAGCCTCGGCGCAGCTGCGATATTCGATCTCCGAGGAGGTAAAAGGAGGAACTGCGGTTGGAAACATAGCAAAGGATCTGGGGATAGACAAAAGCATACTGAAAGAAAGGAAATATCGGATTGTAAGAAGCGATACGGATCCTCTCTTTGACGTGAATCAAAACGACGGAGTCCTTTATGTGACCCGGAAAATTGACAGAGAGGACGTGTGTGCCCAGAGCAGTCGGTGTGTGATCAACATCAAAACGGTGCTGGAGAATCCATTAGAGGTGCATTATGTGGAAGTGGAAATTATGGATATAAATGACCATTCGCCTGTTTTCTCGGATGAAGATGTAATATTAGAGATTTCAGAGTCAGCGTTACCGGGAGCCCGATTTCAGCTTAAACCGGCACAAGATCCAGACAGCGGCCCGTTTTCCGTGCAGCACTATAAACTCAGCCAAAACGATCATTTTCGCTTGGAGATTAAGGATAAAAGAAACGATATCAAAATTCCAATATTGGTTGTTCAAAAACCTTTAGACAGAGAAACTGCACTGAGCCACACTCTGATCCTAACAGCTCTAGATGAAGGTAAACCTCCGAAATTTGGTAATATGAAAATACTAATACATGTTCTTGACATTAACGACAACGCACCTGTTTTCTCGCAGAAAGAGTATACTGTGACACTAAATGAAAATGTTCCACAGGGAACAACTGTCATAAAGGTGAACGCAACTGATTTGGATCAGGGCTCAAATGGTGAAGTGGTTTATTCGTTCAGTAACAGCGTGAGCCCAAATATACTAAATCAATTTGATATTAATTCATTAACAGGTGATATAACTGTTAAAGGTGTGATAAACTACGAGGATAAAGACGAATATGAAATTGAAATACAAGCGTCAGATAAAGGTTTTGCTCCTCTAACGACAGAGAAAAGCGTGATTATCAAGATTATTGACATGAACGATAATTCACCAGAAATTGAAGTTACTTCATTTTCCAGTTCGATTCCGGAAGATTCCCGACCAGGAACAACAGTGGCTCTTATCAGTGTGAATGACTTAGACTCTGGCCACAATGGAAAAGTAATTTGCTCTCTTAAGGAAGATGTTCCTTTTAGTTTATCACCAGCtctaaaagataaaacattttctctggtCACCAAATCTTCTttggacagagagaaaaaatcACATTATAATCTCATAATAACTGCAAAAGATGCAGGGGAGCCTCCACTGTCATCAGTAAAGATAATTAGCGTTGTAGTGTCAGATGTGAATGACAACAGTCCAGAGTTTTTACTGAGCCCATATACTTTTTATGTAACCGAGGGAAACAATGCAGgctctttgttgttttctgttacaGCTAGTGATcgtgatgaaaatgaaaatgcacATATCTCCTATCGTATTGTCAGAAAGGGAAGTGAGAATAACGAATTGACCTCATTTCTCAACATAAATTCGGAAACTGGAGATATCATGGCTCTAAAAAGTTTCGACTTTGAAACCCTGAAAACATTCCGGTTCCAAGTTGTGGCCTCAGATTCTGGGACTCCGTCCCTGAGCAGCAACGTGACAGTGAACGTGTTCATCCTGGACCAGAACGACAACGCTCCAGTCATCCTGTATCCAGTCAGCTCCaacggttctgctgaaggtgtGGAGGAGATTCCCCGCAATGTGAACGCAGGACACTTGGTGACCAAAGTCAGAGCCTATGACGCTGATATAGGATATAACGGCTGGTTGCTGTTTTCCCTGCAGGAAGTTACTGACCACAGCCTCTTTGGTTTGGACCGCTACACAGGACAGATCAGAACCCTTCGCTCATTCACAGAGACAGACGAGGCTGAGCATAAACTGCTCATCCTGGTCAAAGACAACGGCAACGTTTCCCTCTCAGCAACAGCTACTGTGATTGTCAAGCTGGTGGAGCCCAAAGAGGCTTTTGCAGCTTCTGATGTTAAAAGTGCAGCAAAGGATGATGAGGATAATAATGTGACTTTTTACCTGATGATCACTCTGGGCTCAGTTTCAGTCCTgttcatcatcagcatcatcgtGCTGATAGCAATGCAGTGCTCCAAATCCCCAGACTATACTTCTAAATATCTCCAAGAGACTAATTATGATGGGACCCTGTGTCACAGCATCCAGTACAGATCTGGAGATAAACGGTACATGTTGGTTGGACCCAGGATGAGCATAGGATCTACTATAGTACCTGGAAGTCATGCAAACACACTAGTGCTCCCTGACAGGAGGAGGACGTCTGAGGAGGTAGGCCACACACCTGACCAACTTATTTCAGTTGTCACAGCTATCGTTTACTAACACGTCCTGCAAACTAATTCCTGCAAATTTTCACTGCTCTTATTTATTTGGCATCAGATACTCTCAGACATGTTGCAATAATTTTGTGTTGTTCGATTTCAAATCTTGTCAGAGTGGACTTCTTGTTTGGCATATGCACCGTTTTTATAATTGCAAATACTTAATGGGTGGCTAGCAAAACAGGAATATGTTACAAATGAAgttaattaaatacattttaaatgcctTTAAACACGCATCATTTATAAGcaaaacgtttttgttttttgttcaagGAATTGTGCCTttatttttcagcctttttttccccatttgctGGTTAAAATCGTTGTATTCCGCTAAAACATGGGTTTACAATAATACAGGCAaatttctataatttttttaaacattttctgccAGTCccgcattttattgacagtttcAAGTGAGTATATGTGTTGCAATAATTTCAACTAAACAGAAACGGTCTTGTTGCGCTGTGCAGATTGTGGAAAAAGTGGCAATCACTGTCTTTGGCGCTGAACTAATTTGCCTCActtgaaaataaagaataaatttaGAGAGACAGATGAAAGTGATCATGGTCATACTGGTCAAAGAGAATTAAATATTTCCCTCTCCGCGTTGTGCTTATACTTTGCTTTTACCATTATAACTGATTTCCctttcataaaacatgtttattattattacagatcaaatatttttattcattcaaatatatttgcttattttttatttgttcattcgTTAATTTAACGTATGGATGAACTTTGTCAAAATGTCTGCaagatatttattaattttaattaaggGCATATTTCTGCgcatttctttaaatgaaaaaacaacaacaatattttattcacataatttacattttaaccaACGCTAGAACTTTGCTGGAAACCATGGTTGGTATTTAGGTCGCATGGTGTCAGTATAATAGCACATACAACTGCTCATCTCAGCTGAATTCTGGTTTTAGCCTCTCGATGCCATCACCACTCGGATGTTACCACCGCTGCTCCCGAGCTCACTGCTGCGTTTTGCGGATTTTTCTTCATGCTTGACTTGGAAAGAGGATTCATATTTTATATACGGATTCTATCTTTTCGACCACTGCAAAGCCACACTACTTATTTCAGTGAGTAGCAGAGCCATTTGGATTAACAATGGAACAAAGAAAATATGAGGCGGGCCGGGGAAGAGGACGCACAACCCGGTGTTTTTTTGCTGCGCTTCTATTGAGCGTAGCGTCTGCGCAGCTGAGGTATTCTATCTCCGAGGGGGTGAACGAAGGAACTGTGGTTGGAAATTTAGTAAAAGATTTGGGATTGGATAAAAGCACTCTGAAGAGCAGAAAGTACCGCGTTGTTTCTGCTGGTGCGGATCCCCTTTTCCGCGTAAACGAAAACGATGGCGTCCTTTACGTGGCCCGAAAGATTGACAGAGAAGAGGTGTGCTCACAAAGTAGCGTGTgtctaataaatgttaaaaccgTGTTAGAAACGCCCCTTGAAGTTCACAATATTGGGGTGGAGGTGCTGGATATAAATGACCACTCGCCCAATTTTCCTGAAGCAGAAAAAATCCTGGAGATCTCAGAGTCTGTGTTGCCCGGGGCGCGATTTCAGCTTAAACCTGCACGGGATCTGGATAGCGGTCAGTTTTCGGTTCAGCAGTATAAACTTAGCCAAAATGATCACTTTCGTTTAGAGGTGAGGGATAAAGAAGACGATGGGAAAGTACCGATATTAATTTTGCAAAAATCTCTGGATAGGGAAGCAGCACGGAGCCACTCCTTGCTTCTGACTGCGCTGGACGGAGGGAAGCCTCCGAAATCTGGAGATATGAAAATTATAGTAAATGTTTTGGATGTGAACGACAACACGCCGATTTTCTCAGTGAATGATTACTCTGTTACTCTCATTGAAAATGCTCCACAGGGGAGCATAGTTATACAGATAAATGCAACTGATTTAGACGAGGGTCAGAATGGAGAGATCGTTTTTTCATTTGGCAACAGTGTGAGTAGCaatatattcaatatttttgaTATCAATGAATCCACAGGGCAGATAACTGTTAAGGGTCTTATAGATTACgagcaaaaagacaaatatgaaATTGAAATCCAGGCATCTGATAAAGGTTTAGCACCACTGACTGCAGAAAAAAACgtgataattaaaataattgacaTAAATGATAATGCTCCAGAGATTGAGATAACATCATTTTCTAGTTCAGTTCCAGAAGATTCCCGACCAGGAACTACAGTAGCTCTTATAAGTGTAAATGATCTGGACTCTGGAGTTAATGGAAAAGTAATCTGCTCTATAGACGAGGATGCTCCGTTTTCGTTATTACCGTCCTTACAAGATAAAATGTTTTCCCTTGTAACTAAATCACCTTTAGACAGAGAGAATACGTCCCAATATGATCTGACAATAACTGCGAAAGATGCAGGTCAGCCTTCATTATCAGCAGTGAAGACAATCAGCGTGTCGGTGTCAGATGTGAATGACAACAGTCCAGAGTTTCTTCAGAGCCCCTATACGTTTTATATCACTGAGGGTAATGAGCCAGGAGCTAAGATGTTTTCTGTCAAAGCTTTTGATAGGGATGACAGCAacaatgcttttatttcataTCATATTGTCAGAGAGGGACATGGTGATAATAAGCTGATTTCCTTTCTCAACATAAACTCTGAAACTGGAGATATTGTAGCTCTGAAAAGTTTTGACTTTGAAACCCTGAAAACTTTCCGGTTCCAAGTTGTGGCCTCAGATTCTGGGACTCCGTCCCTGAGCAGCAACGTGACAGTGAACGTGTTCATCCTGGACCAGAACGACAACGCTCCAGTCATCCTGTATCCAGTCAGCTCCAACGGTTCTGCTGAAGTTGTGGAGGAGATTCCCCGCAATGTGAACGCAGGACACTTGGTGACCAAAGTCAGAGCCTATGACGCTGATATAGGATATAACGGCTGGTTGCTGTTTTCCCTGCAGGAAGTTACTGACCACAGCCTCTTTGGTTTGGACCGCTACACAGGACAGATCAGAACCCTTCGCTCATTCACAGAGACAGACGAGGCTGAGCATAAACTGGTCATCCTGGTCAAAGACAACGGCAACGTTTCCCTCTCAGCAACGGCTACTGTGATTGTCAAGCTGGTGGAGCCCAAAGAGGCTTTTGCAGCTTCTGATGTTAAAAGTGCAGCAAAGGATGACGAGGATACTAATGTGACTTTTTACCTGATGATCACTCTGGGCTCAGTTTCAGTCCTgttcatcatcagcatcatcgtGCTGATAGCAATGCAGTGCTCCAAATCCCCAGACTATACTTCTAAATATCTCCAAGAGACTAATTATGATGGGACCCTGTGTCACAGCATCCAGTACAGATCTGGAGACAAACGGTACATGTTGGTTGGACCCAGGATGAGCATAGGATCTACTATAGTACCTGGAAGTCATGCAAACACACTAGTGCTCCCTGACAGGAGGAGAACATCTGAGGAGGTAGGACATTCACTTGTGGCTTGTTTCAGTTCTCACAGAACATGTCCTTCAACTGATTCCCATATGTGTAGTGCTATTCTGTtgtaaaggtttatttttttaaaactttttttcgtTTACTTGTTCTTTCCAGTGgtggctggtgaaaaaaattattggGTCAGCCTTATGTAATGAGGCACAGGGAAACCGAGAGTGGATGGaatttgtatttatgtatttaaagaaCAGTGCACAAAATGAAAATCCATATATATAATTCCGAGCAGTGACAGTTTACATTGACATTGAAAAAGGGATTTggcaatgaaataaaacatcataaaaaacatttttttaatgttttattttaggaatTTTAATTGTAAATTTATTTAGCTcaatacaaatacatttaaaaaacaaaatcagcaaCACATTACAACGGGTGAAAACGGTAAAAAATGCATACACACAGAGATTCAcacaaataaaagtgaaaagttCTTATTTGTAGATTAATTttgctcatctttttttttttttacagtcaaaTTCCTTAAAACATCAGCATCAGTGAAATCAGCATTGTCCCATGTCAGTACTTTTTTCTATGGAGAGCATAGCTAGAGCATTGACTCGATCTTGtgcaatgttttgtttaaggagtttttttttttaaataatttttaaagttGAGAAGCACCTCTCTAATTCTAATGTCATAGGTGTGGTGATGTGGATCTTTAAAAGTTTTACAGTTTCAGTGAATGTATCATGTAGGTCAGGGATCACTGACCTTTTAGAAGTTAAGAGCTACTTCACTGGTACTGTGTCATATGGAGGGAAATCTGTACTGACcattgaactagaagagtcagagctcaccttaactttatgtaatattaacatatttttaatggatttatcatttaaaatctgtgtaagtacaagtatgattaaaaaagaggagcaactaaataaaataacatttaaatgcagctcactggaaggttgtgctattttttgaacAGTCTTGAGGgtgccacatgtggtccttgagggctacctggtgcctgcGTGGtgccatgttggtgacccctgatgtAGGTTGTTTTCCATCAAAACCTGATAGTGCACAACTGCAAGTCTGGAACTCCTCATTCTCATAGATGAGGGACGTTTCTATCTTAGGTCTGGTCTTTTCCAATGGAGTGTAGACTTACGTGGTGTTCAGAGCTGAATCTGGTAACTTTTTGCTGTGTTGTTGGAACGAGTCTCCTTGCAACAGAGAGGCACTGACAAGCTGCTTGCTGAAAACTTCCCCTTGGCATGGCTCATAATGGTGTCACATACCTATGCAatgatatataataaaaaaattgcaagATTTAGGCAAATGGAAAACTTGCCTAGATGAAAAGGCACGTTAAAGCATGAGAATAAACACCTATgaaaaaaacgaacaaaaaaTCTTAACTGTACAGCGAAGGAAAACCCACATAtcaaaaaagaaacactgtGCAGTCTCGGATCAAATGAAATGTGTGATGCATGAAATGCCCATTGTGGCCATGCAGGACTTAAACAAAACCTACAATTGCCTATTTGCAGAAAGATGGAAACGTTGGTCTACTAACAGCACTGATGTAGATACTTATTGAGCCAGTTGGGCTGGATGCGGTTCATGAATGCAGTTTTCCATGTGAAATCTTGATCTCTCATATTTCTTGATGCGTTTGGAGAGGTTGTAAGTCAGCTTGTGCAGGTTATTTCCACATGAAATCACACTTGCCTCTTTTGAAAAGGATGTAAGGGAAACAAACAAGTGCATGGGTTCTTCCACAGCCTGTCAGCCACCCACGACTGTTGTATGCTTTATCTTTCTTGCTGGTTTGCCCAGTGGTTTGCCTGGTAATGGTTATTTCGGGCATGTCTGCTCTCTTTAACTTAGATTTTTTCCCACTCTAATCCTTGTCACAAAAATATACTTCAGAAATGAGCATACAGAAGTTGGTGGAAGCAGCCCCTCGGCTGACATTGCCAGCATCCTGTTTTACTCTGATTATGACCCAAAACACTCATGGATGTAAAATTTCTGTAGCAGCACCCCAGAACCATTAAATTTGGCAATGCTAATTTGCCagatatttattaatttcaccTAGTTATCGTACGTGATTCACCATTTTGCTGTACTTCTGGGGTGCTTTGCACCCTAGAGTCGAAATACTCAGGTCTGTTGCAGGAAGTTCACCGTTAAACGAGAGTAAATTGatgaaaatattgttaaaaatcTGATTGCATGTAAAACACACTAATAACATTGACattgataaattaaatatatatatatatgttttgaatataTTGTTCCCCTTAACATAAGGAGGGGCGGTGCTATAGCGCCCTTtctgggccagccgccactggtttCAATTAAAAATTTTGTCACAGTGGACTTCTTGTTTTTTATATGCACAACTCTTATAATTGGAAATATTTCATGAATGGCTGACATGACAAAAACAGATTAACTATctaattgtttaaaataaacaatttgttTAAATGTACATTTGAAAGCAACAATTTTTCCGGAATTGGTTTATTTCCTCTTCGATTTTCCTTGATGAATTAAGTGTAATCCGTCAAAAACTTGTAACCTAATTTTTCACCAATGTGTTATATTTTATcgtaatttaatgttttctgacAGTCCCCGAAATTTATTGATATTGATAGTTGTAATTAATTATTTCAACTGAACAATAAATGGCTTTGTTGCGCTCGGCAGATTGTGGAAAAATGCGTA is a window encoding:
- the LOC105920159 gene encoding protocadherin alpha-3 isoform X12; translation: MEQRKYEAGRGRGRTTRCFFAALLLSVASAQLRYSISEGVNEGTVVGNLVKDLGLDKSTLKSRKYRVVSAGADPLFRVNENDGVLYVARKIDREEVCSQSSVCLINVKTVLETPLEVHNIGVEVLDINDHSPNFPEAEKILEISESVLPGARFQLKPARDLDSGQFSVQQYKLSQNDHFRLEVRDKEDDGKVPILILQKSLDREAARSHSLLLTALDGGKPPKSGDMKIIVNVLDVNDNTPIFSVNDYSVTLIENAPQGSIVIQINATDLDEGQNGEIVFSFGNSVSSNIFNIFDINESTGQITVKGLIDYEQKDKYEIEIQASDKGLAPLTAEKNVIIKIIDINDNAPEIEITSFSSSVPEDSRPGTTVALISVNDLDSGVNGKVICSIDEDAPFSLLPSLQDKMFSLVTKSPLDRENTSQYDLTITAKDAGQPSLSAVKTISVSVSDVNDNSPEFLQSPYTFYITEGNEPGAKMFSVKAFDRDDSNNAFISYHIVREGHGDNKLISFLNINSETGDIVALKSFDFETLKTFRFQVVASDSGTPSLSSNVTVNVFILDQNDNAPVILYPVSSNGSAEVVEEIPRNVNAGHLVTKVRAYDADIGYNGWLLFSLQEVTDHSLFGLDRYTGQIRTLRSFTETDEAEHKLVILVKDNGNVSLSATATVIVKLVEPKEAFAASDVKSAAKDDEDTNVTFYLMITLGSVSVLFIISIIVLIAMQCSKSPDYTSKYLQETNYDGTLCHSIQYRSGDKRYMLVGPRMSIGSTIVPGSHANTLVLPDRRRTSEEPKAPGSDWRYSASLRAGGVMQSSVHMEESSVMQGAQGVLVQNWPTASSAADGEGGEVSPPMGAGVDSNSWHFRYGPGGPGAPPQHLKPGEVPPEAFIIPGSPAIISIRQNQGGEDDKSDFITFGKKEEAKKKKKKKKEKEKKDKKDKGKDDGDE